The following proteins are co-located in the Acidobacteriota bacterium genome:
- a CDS encoding response regulator transcription factor, whose amino-acid sequence MPGQKVLVIEDDAAIRRGIVDSLRFHGYAVKELDGRKGTLEGALAADCDLLLLDLVLPDADGFRILDAVKQHAPTLPVIILTARGEESDRVRGLKSGADDYVVKPFSVKELLARVEAVLRRSPERPRPVETVRFDGGEADLGAGEIRFTDGGVEKLSETESQLLRYLSMHAGRTVSREEILSRVWKMPAGVETRTVDMHVVRLREKLRDDPAKPRIILTERGKGYRMAPL is encoded by the coding sequence ATGCCAGGTCAGAAAGTTCTGGTGATCGAGGACGACGCGGCCATCCGGCGGGGGATCGTGGACTCGCTCCGGTTCCACGGGTACGCCGTCAAGGAGCTGGACGGCCGGAAAGGCACCCTGGAGGGCGCCCTGGCGGCCGACTGCGACCTCCTCCTCCTGGACCTGGTCCTGCCGGACGCCGACGGCTTCCGGATCCTGGACGCCGTCAAGCAGCACGCCCCCACGCTCCCCGTCATCATCCTCACGGCCCGGGGGGAGGAGTCTGACCGCGTCCGCGGGCTCAAGTCGGGGGCGGACGACTACGTGGTGAAGCCCTTCAGCGTGAAGGAGCTTCTCGCGCGGGTCGAGGCGGTCCTCCGCCGCTCCCCCGAGCGGCCCCGGCCGGTGGAGACGGTCCGTTTCGACGGGGGCGAGGCGGACCTGGGCGCGGGCGAGATCCGGTTCACGGATGGCGGCGTCGAGAAGCTGTCGGAGACCGAGAGCCAGTTGCTGCGCTACCTGTCCATGCACGCGGGGCGGACGGTGTCCCGGGAGGAGATCCTCTCCCGGGTGTGGAAGATGCCGGCGGGCGTGGAGACGCGGACGGTGGACATGCACGTGGTGCGGCTCCGGGAGAAGCTGCGGGACGACCCCGCGAAGCCCCGGATCATCCTGACGGAGCGGGGGAAGGGTTACCGTATGGCCCCTCTCTGA